GTATTTATGGGAGGTATAGATTCTTTTAGAGCTAAAGTAGGTGAGAATTTTGATTATGAAGCAATGGCTGGAGAGGAAGGTCTTGTAAAAGCAATGGTAACATTTGTGGTAGAAAGAGATGGTACTATTACCAATGTGAAAGCGGAGGGACAAAACAATATGTTTAATAAGGAAGCTGAAAAAGCCATAAAATCTGTCAAAGGTAAATGGACTCCTGCTAAAATTAAGGGAGAGGCGGTACGTTCTTACTTCAGAATTCCTGTATCTATAAAGTTTGAATGATAAATAATTACAATTTTTGACCAATTAATTATCCACAATTACCTTAAAATTGTGGATAATTTTTTTATAAGTTTAAAGTATTCATTACAAACAAATTAACATATTTTTATATTTTGAAAATTGAGACTGCATTAAAAAAATTGTATTTTTGGGACTTAAATCAAAAATATGGGTAAAATAATAGGTGTTGCTAATCAGAAAGGTGGTGTAGGGAAAACTACAACTTCCGTGAATTTGGCTGCGGCATTAGGCGTTTTGGAGAAAAAAGTTTTGATTATAGATGCAGACCCTCAGGCTAATGCCACTTCTGGGCTAGGCATAGAGGAAGTACAGTATTCTACTTACAATCTTTTGGAGCATAGCGTTACAGCTAGAGAATGTATCGTGCCTACGAGTTCTCCTAATTTAGACATTATTCCGTCTCACATAGATTTAGTTGCTGCCGAGATAGAGCTTGTAGATAGAGATAACAGGGAATATATGCTAAAACAAGCCTTAGAAGAAGTTAAGGACGATTATGACTACATCATTATAGATTGTGCTCCTAGCTTAGGACTTATCACAGTTAATGCACTTACTTCCGCAGACTCTGTTATTATTCCTATCCAGTGTGAATATTATGCACTAGAAGGTTTAGGTAAACTACTTAATACCATCAAAAACGTCCAAAATATACACAACCCTAATTTGGATATAGAAGGGCTTCTTCTAACAATGTATGATGGAAGGCTTAGGCTATCCAACCAAGTCGTAGAAGAGGTAAACACTCATTTCCCTGATATGGTTTTTGAAACCGTTATCAATCGTAATGTAAGGCTTAGCGAAGCTCCTAGTTTTGGAGAAAGTATCCTAATGTACGATGCCGAGAGTAAAGGTGCCATACAGTACATACAACTTGCTGAGGAAGTTTTACTTAAAAACGAAGAAAAAGTATCAAACTAAAAACATTAAATCTAAATCATTATTAAATGAAAGATAAAAAAAGAGCCATGGGGCGAGGTTTAGGAGCGATATTGAATGCTGAAAAAAAGGCAGCCATAAACACTGCTACAGACGAAGGTGCTAAGCAGATTATGGGAAGTATCGTTGAGATTAACATAGAGGATATTTACCCCAACCCTAACCAGCCTAGAACTTACTTTGACGAAGACGCTCTTAACCAATTAGCACAATCTATCAAAAACCTAGGGGTGATACAACCTATCACGCTTAGAAAAGATGGAGCTAAGTTTGAAATTATTTCAGGGGAACGAAGATACCGAGCTTCCCAAATAGCAGGATTAAAAACTATACCTGCATACATTCGTTTGGTAAACGACCAAGAGCTCCTAGAAATGGCTCTTGTGGAAAATATTCAACGAGAAGATTTAGATGCTATCGAAATTGCTTTAACTTACCAAAGATTGCTTGAAGAAATAGGTATGACACAGGAAAACCTAAGTCAGCGTATTGGTAAAGAAAGAAGTACGATTACTAATTATATCCGCCTTCTAAGATTAAGCCCAGAAGTACAAGGAGCAATTAGAACAGGAACAATTTCAGCGGGACACGGAAGAGCCATCATAAGCCTTCAAGACGAAAAGCTACAACAAGAGTTATTTGATAAAATTATCAAAGAACAACTTAATGTTCGCCAAGCAGAAGCCGTAGCATCTGGACTAAAAAATCCTAAAGAGAAAAAAAATAAAGTAGAAAGAGAGCTTCCTAACCATTTAAAAAGAACTCAAAAATCCCTTTCTGATTTACTAGACATAAAGGTAGATATTAAAGCCTCTGCCAACGGAAAGAAAGGAAAAATAGTTTTTGATTTCAATAATGAAGAAGAGCTAGAACGAATTTTAAATGCTTTTGAAAAATAAATTAATGTCTAAGGTTTTTAGTTTTTTAGCTTTATTGTTCGTTTCGCTAGGGTTAGCTCAGAACACTAATGTAGATACTCTTGGTATTTCCAAAACAGAGACTGAAGTAGTAAAAGCTAATGCTAATAAGCCTATTCTAAAAACTTACAACCCTACACTTGCAGGGCTTTATTCTGCGGTATTACCGGGTTTAGGACAGTATTACAACAAAAAATATTGGAAAATCCCTATTGTATGGGGTGCAGTAGGTACTAGCGTGGGCATTGCTATTTGGAATCAAAACAATTACGAACGCTATCGAAAAGCCTTTGTAGCAGAGCTTAACAATCAGCCACATGAATTCTCTGGTATTAGTGGTATAGATGCTACCGTTCTTGGGAATACACAAGACCGTATGAAACGCCAAAGAGATTATGCCATTGCTATTTCGGCAGGAATTTACATACTCAATATTATTGATGCCGTTGTGGACGCTCATTTACACGAACAAAGAAACGACCCAGATTTAGCCATTGCTCCTACTCTACTTAGTGACCAATGGGGCTTACAAAACGGAAAATTAGGGTTTTCACTCAATTATAGATTTTAAAAAAACAAACTTATGAAAATTGCACTAGTAGGATATGGTAAAATGGGGAAAATTATAGACCAAATAGCTACCCAAAGAGGACATCAAGTAGTCGCTAGGCTTAACGAATCTCCTACCCTAGAAAATCTTAATCAGCCCGATGTGGTAATAGAATTTTCTAATCCAGAAGTCGCTTTCGAAAATATCAAAACTTGTCTTGAACTTAATATCCCTGTGGTTTGTGGTACAACAGGGTGGTTAGAAAGAAAGCCTGAAATAGAAAAAATAGCAGAAGCCAACAAAACTGCATTTTTATATGGGTCTAACTTTAGTCTTGGAGTGAATTTATTTTTTGAACTAAATGAAAGACTTGCTCAGCTAATGAATAACTTTGGAGAATATGGTTGTCAGTTAGAGGAAATTCATCACACCCACAAAAAAGATGCTCCTAGTGGCACGGCAATTACCTTAGCAGAAGGTATTATAAAACATACTGATTTTGACAGCTGGAAACTAGACGAAACTAAAGATAAAGCCTTAGGCATTACAGCCATAAGAGAAGACGAAGTACCTGGCACTCACAGTGTTTTCTATCGTTCTGAAGTTGATGAAATTGAAATCAAACATACTGCTTTTAACCGAAATGGATTTGCACTAGGAGCCGTAATTGCTTCCGAGTGGATTATAGGCAAACAAGGAAACTTCAGTATGAAAGATGTTTTGTTTCAATAAATAATGATTATATTCAATAAAAAATAAACCAATGGATTATATATTAAAATATACCGTTTTTGTACTCATTCTTTCTGTACTAATGGGTGTTTCCACATGGAAACTATTTAAGAAAATGGGATACAATCCTATTTTTGCTTTTATACCATTTTATAACTATTTTATAGTTTTAAAAGAAACCGAACAGCCGAAATGGTGGGTAGTATTATCCTATTTCCCTATTGTAGGTCCTATTATGATGTCTGTTTTTCACTTACATCTTATGAAGAAATTTGGGAAAACAGATATTGTAAGTCAACTTCTTACGGTAGTATTACCGTTTATCTATATGGCAACGGTTAACTACAACCCTAAAACTGAAATTGAAGAAAAAGACACCTTCTATCTAAGTGGAGAAGAAAAGGAAGAGAAAAAAGAATCTTTCTTAGGGTCTATTACCTTTGCGGCGGTGTTTGCTACGGTTATACATACTTTTATTACTCAGCCGTTTGGTATTCCTACAGGGTCTATGGAGCGTACTCTGTTGGTGGGAGATTTCTTGTTTGTTAATAAACTCAACTACGGCTATAGAATGCCAATGAGACCTTTAGCTATCCCATTTTTGCAAGGAACAATAATGGATACAGGAGAGCCTAAAAATCCAAAAGACGACCCTAAATCTTATGTAGAAGCCGTTAAGCTACCTTATTTTAGACTACCTGGTTGGGAGAAAGTGGAGCGTAGAGATATTGTAGTATTTAACTATCCGCAAGATTCTGTACATACAGCTATAGATAGAAAAGATGCTTATGTAAAAAGGTGTGTGGCTGTAGGCGGTGATGTCTTAGAAGTTAGAAAAGGAAGGCTTTTCATCAATGGTAAGCCAGAGGTTATTCTGGGCGACCAAGAGAACCAAGTTTCTTATCTTGTATATACTTCTCAGCAGATAGATGTTAATCAACTTTGGAATAGGTTGGGATATTTACCTTTACAAGAAGGAGCTACTGCTGATGGTTATGTTTACCATTTCCAAGGGCTTACAGATAAGTTGTTAGCAGATATTAAGCAACTCCCTGAATTTGTAAAAGCGGAAGAAATACTTTCTGAAAAAGGTGAAAAAACAATTTCTTACCTTAATCCTCAACAGACTAAAATTGATACGACTAATACCATTTTCCCAATCAATAGAAATTGGAATCAGGATTGGTACGGACCTATCAGAATTCCTAAAAAAGGAGATGTGGTAAAAATCAATCAAGAAACACTTCCTGAATACCAATGGATTATTTCTAAATATGAACACAATAAACTAGAAAACAAAAATGGAAAAATCTACATCAATGGTAAAGAAGCTAATGAATACACCATCAAACAAGATTATTACTTTATGATGGGAGATAACCGTGATGCTTCGTTAGACGCAAGATTTTTCGGATTTGTGCCAGAAGAATACATCGTAGGAAAACCAATGTTTACTTGGATGAGTCTGCAAGGTGTCTTTGATGAAGGACCTAAAAAAATAAGATGGGACAGAATGTTTAAAGCTACTAATACAGGAGAAGCTCACAAAACTTCTTATTGGTGGATAGCCACTATCATTCTTGGATTATTTTTCGGTTGGGAGTATATTTCTAAATTATTCAAAAAGAAAAAAGACAACTAGATGAAACTATTACCTTTGTTTTACCTCCCTCCTATTTCTTGGTGGTCAGAGTTTTTGTTGGAAGAACCTATAATTTTAGAACAACACGAAAACTTTCCGAAACAAACTTATAGAAATAGAGCTAATATTTATGGTGCTAATGGGAAACTATCCCTTAGCATTCCGATAAAGCATAATGGGAAAAGAGCCTTAAAAGATTTGGAAATTTCCTATGACGAAAATTGGCAGAGTTTGCATTGGAAATCTATAAAAATAGCTTACCAAACTTCGCCTTATTTTGAGTTTTATGAGTCTAAGCTGGAAAAAATATTTCAATCTAAAGAAACCTACTTAAAGGATCTTAATTTAAAGGCTTTAGATATAATTCAAGATATTTTAAAGACAGATAAAACCTTTCAACTTTCCAAAAGCTACGAGAAAGAAATTGAAGGAGAAGATTATAGAGACTGCTTTTCTGCCAAGCAACCTACGTCTTATGATGTAAACGAATATTATCAAACCTTTTCTGATAAGTTGGGCTTTTTAGAAGATTTATCTATTTTAGATTTAATCTGTAACATTGGTCCAGAAGCCACAACTTATATCAGAAATGTTAAACTAAAAAATTAAAATGGTATAATACTTGAAAGTCGGTATTATATTAAGTCTTAAAAAAATAGAAAACAATGAAGAAAATAATGATTGCTGCTTTATTTCTAGCAGGACTGAATTTAACTTTAGCACAAGAAAAAAGAGATAAAGACGCAGAAACTTGGTATCACAAAGATTTCTCCACAACTAATGTTTATGGAGTAAATACCAACAATGCCTATAAATTTTTAGAATCTAAAGGTCTAAAGCCTAAAACTGTAGTCGTAGGTGTATTAGATAGCGGTGTAGAAGTAGACCACCCAGGATTGGCAAAAAATATGTGGAAAAACCCTAACGAAATTCCTAATAACGGAATAGATGATGATGGTAATGGTTACATAGACGATATCCACGGTTGGAATTTTATGGGAGGAAAGACAGCCGATGTAGGTGTAGATAATCTAGAAGTAACTAGAGTAGTTAAGAAATACAAACCTATCTTTGAAGGTGATGACTCTTCTAAAAACAAAGCTAATCAAGCTCAAATGCCTGAAGAGTTTGAAATGTATATGAAATCCAAAGAGATTTTCAATAAAAAAGGGATTGAAGCTCAACAAAGTTTCCAATACTACTCTCAGTTTAAATCTAGAATTTCTGCCATTGCTAAAGTTTTAGGAGATAAAACTCTAACTGCAGAAAATTTAGCAACTATAAAGCCTACTTCTCAAGAGGAAGCAATGTATTTACAGATACTCAACCAAATGGCAGCATCTAAAGAAATGCAAGGCAAAACTTCTAAAGAGGTAGAAGAAACTTTAAGCAAAGAGATTAACGATGCTTTAAAGCATTTTGAAACGCAGGCCACCAAGCAATATAATCTAGATTTTGATACAAGACAAGAAATCGTAGGAGATAATTACGAGGATTATTCTGAAAAATACTATGGTAACAACCATTACGAAGGTCCAGATGCTCAGCACGGAACTCACGTGGCTGGTATTATTGCTGGATATCCTCATGGTAAAGAAGTGCAGTATGGTGTAGCATCTAAGGTAGCTAAGATAATGACCGTAAGAGCGGTACCAGACGGTGACGAAAGAGATAAAGATGTGGCTAACGCTATTAGATATGCCGTAGATAATGGAGCTAAAATCTTAAACATGAGCTTTGGGAAACCTGTTTCTCCAGGTAAAAAATATGTTTGGGAAGCCTTTAAATACGCTCAAGAAAAAGGAGTACTCCTTGTAAAAGCAGCGGGTAACGAAAACGAAAACATAGAAGAAAATGTGTACTATCCTACTAACTTTTACAAACCAACTGATGAAAAACCTTTCATAAATAATATGATAGTGGTGGGAGCCAGTACAAATGATAATGAGTTTCTAAGAGCTGGTTTCTCTAACTATAATGGCAAAATGGTAGATGTATTTGCTCCTGGAGATAAAATCTACTCTACCGTTCCAGATGGTAAATACGAATACCTACAAGGTACTTCTATGGCTTCGCCGGTAGTAGCAGGTGCAGCTGCGGTGCTTTTAGCTTATATGCCTAACCTTACTCCAGAGCAGATTATAGAGTCATTAGTAAAAACGGCTAATAAATCTACTGTAAATGCTATGACTAACTCTAATACTAACAACCGTTTTGATTTAATTTCTAGAGGTGGTGGTGTTATAGATACTTACAAAGCAGCAGAATATGCTTACAATAATTTCTACAAAGCCACTCAGAAGTCAGAAACTCCAAAGGCAAGTAAAACAACTATAAAAAAGAAAGTGAGAAAATAATATTTTCTTAATCTTACTTTAATCAATAGAAGTCATCAAAAATTTTTGATGACTTTTTTATTTTTAATTTTCAGATGAGGCAACCTTTTTATTATTTTGCCGTCTTATGAATAGAAGAAACTAATAACCGTGATTTCAAAAGAGACTTTTGATTTATTAAAACAAAATAACCGACTCGCACAAAAGCAAGTTTATGATGCTTTTTCGGGTAAAATGTTAGCCATAGCAAAATCTTACACTAACAATTTATCCGATGCAGAAGATGCTTTATTAAAGGCTTTTTATACTGTTTTTACTAAAATAGATACTTGTAAAGGAGCAGAGTTTTTCATCTTTTGGTTAAGAAGAATTGTTATAAACGAAGCCATTAGTATCGTACGAAAACAGAAGCACATTTTATACATAGAAAAAGACATAAATGATGACCTACAAGACGAACCAGAAGATATAGAAACACAAAATCATTTATTGGATATTCCGATAGAAGAGTTGTTATCAGAAATGCCCTTGGGCTATAAACTTGTGTTTAACCTGTATGTATTTGAAGAAAAAAAACACTCTGAAATTGCAGAAATACTCAATATAAAAGAAGGAACTAGCAAAAGTCAATTTAATAAAGCTAAAAAGTGGCTCAAAGAATTCATCACTCAAAAACAATCTTATGGAAAATAAAAATTTAAAAGATAACTACGAAAATCTTTCCGAAAAGCCCTCTCCTATGCTATGGGAAAGACTAGAAGAAAAATTAGAAACAAACGAAAAAGCAACTCCTATCTTCAGCATCAAAAAAATGATGAGATACGCTGCTATATTTTTGGCTTTAGTCAGCCTTGGAGGTTTATTATGGAAATTAAATACACCTAGCATTCCCGAACAACATAGCAATGCTATTGTTTCTAATCAAACTACCACTACAAAAACACCAGTGGAAAGCACTACCGAAAATACCACTCCACAAGAAAATTCACTAATAGAAAAAAAGAATGAAATAGAAATTAAACCTCAATTAAAAGTAGAAAAAAACAATCATCAAATCATTGCTAAAAATGACCATGCAAACAAAGACAGTTTAAGGATTAAAAAATTAGAAAATTCTGAAATTTTAGTTAAATCTTCTGAAGAAAAGAAAGAAGAAACTTATGTAACAGCTGACCAACTACTCTTTGGTAGAGAAATAGGCAAAGAAAAGAGAAATCAGTCAGAAAATAAATCTAAACTTGGGAAAGTAGATAAAAAGGAAGCTAAAGAAAATATGTTCCCTATTGAAATTAAAGAACCTAAAGAAGTGGAAGTGCTTGGTGTAAAAGTGTATTCAAAAGAAAAATAATATATAAAATTAGATTAAAAACTTATCACACTATGAAAACTCAAATTTTATTATTTAGTATTGTAGTAGGCTCGTTTATGGTGTCTGCTCAAGAAAACAAACTGAAAACTTACAGCAAAAAAGTAGATAGCATTGTACTATCAGAAAAACAACTTATGAATAAAGAAATAGATTCTTTGGAAACTCTTTATTCTGATAAAAAACTTTCACACGAAGACCTTTTAAGCCAAAAGTCAGAAGTTGCCCGTAAGTACGAACAACGCATTAACACCAAAATCCAAGAAGAGAAAAAAACTCTAGAAGAATTCACCAAAGAGCAGGTAAGACACAGAGTGCTTTCTCCCGAAAATGATACTATAAGAGGTTTTTTTGTTATAAGAAAAAACAGCATAGATATTAGATCTAGCAAAAAGAAAACCCCAGCTTCATTGCTTAAAAAATCTGGGCTATCTGTCTCCTACGCCTTTCTCAACTTAACTGAAAATGCGGGAAGCCTTAATCCGTTTGAAACCGCCTCTAATATGCGTATAGGCAATTCTCATAGCTTTGAGGTACAAGCCAGAAAGGAAAGACAAATAGGCAATACCACCAGTCCGTTATTCATTCGTTACGGATTAGCGTATAGATCAGATACCTATATGCCGAAACGTTCTTTAGTTTTTCAACAAGAAAATAGACACCTCCAACTGTCAGAATTTCAAGAAGGCTCTTTAAAACGCTCTAAACTTCGCCATGCCTATCTTACATTTCCTTTAGAATTTCAGTATGTGCTGAATCCTAGTTATACAGAATACAAAGGGAAGTCTTATCTAGATAATAGTAAAAAACAATGGCGTATAGGCTTTGGAGCTTACGGAGGTATCAACCTAAGAAGTTTAATCAAAGTGAAATATTACAACGAAGACGGAAAGTTCAAAAAATACCAAAACAAAGTAGATTATGGCGTAAATTCGTTTCTATTCGGAGCTAAATTTAGTCTAAGTTATGGTGGGTTTAATCTTTTCATTAAAAAAGACTTCACTCCAATATTCAACGATGAAGCTCTTATTCCTTCTAAAAACGGAATACAAATTGGCTTAGATATTATGAACCTCAATTTCTAAATTCCTTAACATAGATCAATAATTTAGAATTAGAATAAATGTATATTTGCACTAGTAAAATAATTAAACAATGAAAAAAATAGCATTATTATTCGTTATGGCAGGTGGGCTATTAACAGCTCAAACCAAAAATCTAAAAGTAGACAATTCCAACATTAACTGGTGGGGTTATAAGGTAGTAAAATCAGACGCTTCATCTCATAATGGGACATTAGGTTTAAAAAATGGCTCTGTAGTCTTAAAAAATAACCAGTTAGCTGGAGGTACTTTCGTATTGGATATGACAAGTATCAATGCCACAGACCTCACAGGAGAATATCAAACAAAACTCAATAATCATCTAAAAAATGGAGATTTTTTTGAAGTAGAGAAATATCCTACAGCTAATTTTAAAATTACCTCTCTTAAAAAGACTGGAAAAGCAGACTATAATTACCTAGTTACAGGAGCACTTACTGTAAAAGGAAAGACTAATGCTGTAACTTTCCCTGCGAAAATAGGTGTAACTAATGGCGTAGTAACCCTAACTTCAGATAAATTTTCTATCGATAGACAAAAATGGGGAATTGCTTACCAATCTACTATGAAAGACATGGTTATTAAAGACAATATGGACTTACAAGTAAGTTTTACAGCTAAATAACTATTTTAAATTTAATTTAACAAAGAATCCAAGAGTTTACTCTTGGATTTTGTCTGTATATAATAATAGACTATATCTAGAATAAAAGCAGTTCTCAATAATCTACAAAAAAGGATATTCAAACGAATATCCCTTTTTTTGATAATATTTTCTTAGTTAGCTACTTCGGCTCTCATTTCTTTACCTTTAAATTTCATAGAAGAAATATTGTTAAGGATTTCATTTTTAAATGATTTCTCTACTTCAAAGAATGTGAACTTATCCAAAATTTCAATATCCCCAATATCGGCTCTTTTTTTAGATTTTTTAGTTGATTTGTTAATAATATCCAACATATCTACTTTCTTTAATTGGTCTCTTTTTCCTAAATTAAAGAAAAATCTTACCATGTCAGAATTGGATTTTTTACCTTTTCTTCCTCCTCTATCTCTACTTCTTTCTCCCTTATCTCTTCTACCCTCTCTACGGCTTTCCTTGATATCACCTTCTTTTTTTAATTTTTGGTCTGATAAGTCGTTCCTATTTTTATAGTATAACGCCAAATCTCTCAACTGAAACTGTAATAACTGATGCACCAATTCCTCTTTTGAAAACTGCGATAAATCAGGAATAAGACTATCATCAAAATCAAAATAAGTTTCATGTTCTGTAAACAAATGCTCAAATACTCCTGCTACTTGAGCTTTAATGATTTCTTCTCCTTTAGGGATTGGTTTTTCTTTAAGTTCTATTTGTGTTTGAACTTTGATGTGTTTCAGCTTTCTTGTTTCTTCAGGCTTTATAAGAGCCATAGAAATACCATCTTTTCCTGCACGTCCTGTTCTACCACTTCTATGAACAAAAACTTCAGGGTCATCAGGTAAAGAGTAGTGAATCACATGGGTAAGTGAGTCCACATCTAGCCCTCTAGCCGCTACATCAGTAGCTACCAAAATGTCTATATTTTTAAGCCTAAACTTAAGCATCACTGTATCTCTTTGTGCTTGAGATAAATCTCCATGTAAAGCATCAGCGGCATAACCATTCTGCATTAGATAGTCAGCTACCTCTTTAGCTTCCATTCTGGTACGACAGAAAATAATGGAATATTGATTAGGATTAGCATCTATAAGGCGCTTAAGAGCTTCTTTCTTCTGTCTATAATTTACCACATAATATTCGTGGCTAATATTCTTCTTAACAGCATTGATAGAACCTACAGAAATACGGTGAGGATTAGTAAGATAACTTTTAGAAATCCTTTCAACCTCTTTATTCATCGTAGCTGAAAAGAGTAAAGTTTGTTTAGTTTCAGGTGTTTCGCTTAGAATGGTTTCTAAATCGTCTTTAAAGCCCATAGAAAGCATCTCATCAGCTTCATCTAATACCAACCAATGGATACTTGAAAAATCTAATGCCTTTCTGTTAATTAGATCTATCACTCTACCTGGTGTTCCTACAATAATCTGAGGCTTATCTCTAAGGCTACGAATTTGGTCTGTAATACTACTACCACCGTAAACCGCTACAGATTTAATATTAGGTTGATATTTGGAGTAATTTTTTATGTCTTTTGCTATTTGTAAGCAAAGCTCTCTAGTAGGACAAAGTACCAAAAGTTGGATTTTTCTACTAGTGTCATCTATCATATCTAAGATAGGTAATGAAAACGCTGCTGTCTTCCCTGTTCCTGTTTGCGCTAGTGCTATCAGATCTCTAACATCTGATAAAATAAAAGGAATACTTTGTTTTTGGATCTCCGTAGGAGTTTCAAACCCCATTTCGCCAACTGCCTTAAGAATTTCAGGACTTAAATTGGACTCGCTAAATAAATTCATTAAATATTATAAAATTTCTGCAAAGATACGGATTTTTTATTTGATACTTAATTCTAATATTCAGTCTAAGTTTGAATAAGACTTATCCTTCAATAAAAATAGATTATATCAATCTATTGATACTCTTGGCAGTTTGTTTTCGTTGATAATCGTCTAGGAATGTTCTTAACTGCCTAATAACTAGTGGTGCTACATAAACAAGAAGTAAACCTATAGCTCTTTTCTTCCAATTAGGATTTTTAAGATTTTTTTTAGCATAATTGCTCACTGTACCTACTAAGCCTACTTTGAGAAAGCCATCTACAACACTTTCCGCTAATCCTTCATTTTTTAATGTTAAAAGTGAAGAGTCTGAGTTTCTATTAGATACTCTATTTTTAATTTCTTTGGTTACCTCTTTTACAATATTACCTGTATTTATAGAAATTTTGTTAGTGCTACCTTCGTGACTTCTCTCTTCTATAAACTTATCAGTAAATCCTTTAGTTATCAAACTCAAAGAACTTTTAGGATTTTTGAAAGTAATTACTTTTTCCATATCGGAAATTTCATTTTTCAACAAGGATTTTTGAGCTCTTAATTCAGAAAGACTTCTATATTTAGTACCCATATTATTTGTTTATAGATTTTATAATTATATTAGCAATCCCCTCTTTTATAGAATTTTTGAGTAGTAAAAGTAGAATTATTAAAAATAAGTATATCCCAGAGATTATTAGAAAAGCATAAGCCATATTTTGT
This Riemerella anatipestifer DNA region includes the following protein-coding sequences:
- a CDS encoding YceI family protein; amino-acid sequence: MKKIALLFVMAGGLLTAQTKNLKVDNSNINWWGYKVVKSDASSHNGTLGLKNGSVVLKNNQLAGGTFVLDMTSINATDLTGEYQTKLNNHLKNGDFFEVEKYPTANFKITSLKKTGKADYNYLVTGALTVKGKTNAVTFPAKIGVTNGVVTLTSDKFSIDRQKWGIAYQSTMKDMVIKDNMDLQVSFTAK
- a CDS encoding DEAD/DEAH box helicase; protein product: MNLFSESNLSPEILKAVGEMGFETPTEIQKQSIPFILSDVRDLIALAQTGTGKTAAFSLPILDMIDDTSRKIQLLVLCPTRELCLQIAKDIKNYSKYQPNIKSVAVYGGSSITDQIRSLRDKPQIIVGTPGRVIDLINRKALDFSSIHWLVLDEADEMLSMGFKDDLETILSETPETKQTLLFSATMNKEVERISKSYLTNPHRISVGSINAVKKNISHEYYVVNYRQKKEALKRLIDANPNQYSIIFCRTRMEAKEVADYLMQNGYAADALHGDLSQAQRDTVMLKFRLKNIDILVATDVAARGLDVDSLTHVIHYSLPDDPEVFVHRSGRTGRAGKDGISMALIKPEETRKLKHIKVQTQIELKEKPIPKGEEIIKAQVAGVFEHLFTEHETYFDFDDSLIPDLSQFSKEELVHQLLQFQLRDLALYYKNRNDLSDQKLKKEGDIKESRREGRRDKGERSRDRGGRKGKKSNSDMVRFFFNLGKRDQLKKVDMLDIINKSTKKSKKRADIGDIEILDKFTFFEVEKSFKNEILNNISSMKFKGKEMRAEVAN